A region from the Phycisphaeraceae bacterium genome encodes:
- a CDS encoding sulfatase, giving the protein MAKKRKASKPNILLLAIDSLLAPHMSCYGYHRQTTPHIDRFAQGGTLFEQLYSAHIPTTPAYSSMLTGRDCFGTEVVALRHKGGLTPKVKTLAEICREAGYMTTCVGFTGNPASRGFDKYLDYAGWGTWNEGRSPKAQNLNDVFLPHLDELHKDGKPWFVMLRHMDPHSPYLPPVPFERMFYQGNECDPNNKSLEPVYAFKPFADYFRSWFPPGCTDKDYIIAQYDGAVAYMDSCIQSIFTKLETLGILDDTIVIINADHGETLHDHECWYDHHGLYDVTLRVPLIIRYPKKVPAGRRVKGYLQHKNLVPTILELAGIKTKLKFDGISALNLLRGKSRGFDREFYITECTWMRKHGWRTPQWKLMVALEPDFHYKPEIELYNLIKDPGENTNVAGKYPKIVADLRRRMDNWIAARTKELNIENPMLTQGDWHGHAGVGAFKTSEQAYNTMHIGDPKQASRLQEKSR; this is encoded by the coding sequence ATGGCTAAGAAACGCAAAGCATCCAAACCCAACATCCTCCTGCTGGCGATTGACTCGCTGCTGGCGCCGCACATGAGCTGCTACGGCTACCACCGGCAGACCACGCCGCACATCGACCGTTTCGCACAGGGAGGCACGCTGTTTGAGCAGCTTTACTCAGCCCACATTCCGACGACGCCGGCCTACTCGTCCATGCTCACCGGCCGCGATTGCTTTGGTACCGAGGTTGTCGCGCTGCGCCACAAGGGCGGGCTGACACCAAAGGTCAAAACCCTCGCGGAAATCTGCCGTGAAGCGGGTTACATGACAACCTGCGTCGGCTTCACAGGAAACCCGGCCTCACGCGGATTCGATAAATATCTCGACTACGCCGGCTGGGGAACGTGGAACGAAGGCCGCAGCCCTAAGGCTCAGAACCTCAACGACGTGTTCCTTCCTCATCTTGATGAACTTCACAAGGACGGCAAGCCGTGGTTCGTCATGCTCCGACACATGGACCCGCACTCGCCCTACCTGCCGCCCGTCCCGTTTGAACGAATGTTCTATCAGGGCAACGAGTGCGATCCGAACAACAAATCGCTCGAACCGGTGTACGCATTCAAGCCGTTCGCCGACTACTTCCGCTCCTGGTTCCCGCCCGGATGCACCGACAAGGACTACATCATCGCGCAGTATGACGGCGCGGTGGCGTACATGGACTCGTGCATCCAGTCGATTTTCACCAAGCTCGAAACACTCGGCATCCTCGATGACACAATCGTCATCATCAATGCAGACCACGGCGAGACGCTCCACGATCACGAGTGCTGGTACGACCACCACGGCCTGTACGACGTGACGCTGCGCGTGCCGCTGATTATTCGCTACCCGAAAAAAGTCCCGGCCGGCCGGCGTGTCAAGGGTTATCTGCAACACAAAAATCTTGTGCCGACGATCCTCGAACTGGCGGGTATCAAGACGAAGCTCAAGTTCGACGGCATCTCGGCACTGAACCTGCTGCGCGGAAAGTCGCGCGGCTTTGACCGCGAGTTCTACATCACCGAATGCACATGGATGCGCAAGCACGGTTGGCGCACGCCACAATGGAAGCTGATGGTCGCGCTGGAGCCGGATTTCCACTACAAGCCGGAGATCGAGCTTTACAACCTCATCAAGGATCCGGGTGAAAACACCAACGTCGCGGGCAAGTACCCGAAAATCGTCGCGGATCTGCGCCGACGGATGGATAATTGGATCGCTGCGCGGACTAAGGAGCTGAATATCGAAAACCCCATGCTCACTCAGGGAGATTGGCACGGCCATGCTGGTGTCGGCGCCTTCAAAACCAGCGAACAGGCGTATAACACGATGCACATCGGCGATCCGAAACAGGCATCAAGACTTCAGGAAAAAAGCAGGTAA
- a CDS encoding sulfotransferase, translating to MSHASITNMFTVIGRGHSGTRAMSQTLGASGVFMGSQINESWDLLPPDNLYEACRVMAKYVKHLGRLNWDFSQLHTMPIDPAFTRLVETYLASVLSSRMPFRGWKLPETTLIYPWIVRMFPEIKYIYWIRDPRDCILGTHITDDLADFGVPYDKTDDERLRRAISWDYQQALVKATPRPKHFYTVRFEDFVLKQDETLRKLATFTGFPLCKIPVKPEAVGRWKTDKGVHDFDFFHEDLVEHGYL from the coding sequence TTGTCTCACGCTTCGATTACGAACATGTTCACCGTCATCGGCCGCGGACACTCCGGCACGCGGGCGATGTCGCAGACGCTCGGTGCCAGCGGTGTCTTCATGGGTTCGCAGATCAACGAGTCATGGGATCTGCTTCCGCCGGATAACCTCTACGAGGCCTGCCGCGTCATGGCCAAATACGTCAAGCACCTCGGCAGGCTGAACTGGGACTTTTCACAGTTGCACACGATGCCGATCGACCCGGCCTTTACACGGCTCGTCGAAACATACCTAGCGTCCGTGCTGTCGAGTCGGATGCCCTTCCGCGGCTGGAAGCTGCCGGAGACAACGCTGATCTATCCGTGGATCGTGCGGATGTTCCCGGAGATCAAATACATCTACTGGATCCGTGACCCGCGCGACTGCATCCTGGGTACGCACATCACGGATGACTTGGCCGACTTCGGCGTGCCTTATGACAAGACCGACGATGAACGGCTGCGCCGCGCAATCTCGTGGGACTATCAGCAGGCGCTGGTCAAAGCGACTCCGCGACCGAAACACTTTTACACCGTGCGGTTTGAGGACTTTGTTCTGAAGCAGGATGAGACACTCCGCAAGCTCGCGACGTTTACCGGGTTTCCCCTCTGCAAAATCCCCGTGAAACCCGAAGCGGTCGGTCGATGGAAAACCGATAAAGGCGTTCATGATTTCGACTTCTTCCATGAGGATTTAGTTGAGCACGGCTATCTTTGA
- the rhaM gene encoding L-rhamnose mutarotase, producing MIRKAFVMSVNKGCEVEYERRHRPIWPELEAVLKKHGVTSYSIFLHEGTNQLFAYAEIEDEAKWNAIAQTPECRKWWAYMRDMMPTNADNSPRSVEIREVFHIEK from the coding sequence ATGATCCGCAAAGCATTCGTGATGTCGGTCAATAAGGGCTGCGAAGTCGAATACGAGCGCCGTCACCGACCGATCTGGCCTGAACTCGAAGCTGTCCTCAAAAAGCACGGCGTCACGAGCTACTCGATCTTTCTGCACGAAGGGACGAACCAGCTATTCGCCTACGCTGAAATTGAAGACGAGGCGAAGTGGAACGCGATCGCGCAGACGCCGGAGTGCCGTAAATGGTGGGCCTACATGCGGGACATGATGCCTACGAACGCGGATAACAGCCCGCGATCCGTCGAAATCCGTGAAGTGTTCCACATTGAAAAATAG
- a CDS encoding anthranilate synthase component I family protein: protein MIGRGCELNWNFDPLEALRRWPADRRVTLLHSGRHHPRWARWSILTEPRGTYRFTAGEGTSSRSEWCDGPAELGVNFTHSPFHDLRELLYWNDGPWIGHLSYDLGRWVENLPSHAIRDRSWPIIELAFCPGYLAYDLATRRWHACGAWEGGGFPRLDLIDSPGIHPPLSVNHLRSAVSRETYERSVARVIEYIAAGDIFQANLAQRFTADIRGEIALGTRDLFMRLMRISPAWYGAYLELWGTKEQPRPAILSTSPELFLELDVHGRIVTRPIKGTRPATASVEELRNSEKDTAELNMIVDLLRNDLGRVCTYGSVQVPQQRVIESHPTVHHGVATVTGQLHAGKDIVDLLRATIPGGSITGAPKVRAMQIIDELEPVRRGPYCGAIGLLSRDEACLNIAIRTILVEQDLTGAGRLDFSVGGGVVADSQPAREYQETLDKAAAILSALGLTQNQPH, encoded by the coding sequence ATGATCGGGCGCGGCTGCGAGCTTAACTGGAACTTCGACCCGCTGGAGGCACTGCGCCGCTGGCCTGCTGACCGTCGAGTGACACTGCTGCACTCCGGGCGACATCATCCCCGCTGGGCGCGTTGGTCGATCCTGACCGAACCGCGCGGGACTTATCGCTTTACCGCAGGTGAAGGAACCTCCAGCCGCAGCGAATGGTGTGACGGCCCGGCAGAGCTGGGTGTCAACTTCACGCACTCGCCCTTTCATGATCTGCGAGAGTTGCTCTATTGGAACGACGGCCCGTGGATCGGCCACCTTTCCTACGATCTGGGACGCTGGGTGGAGAATCTCCCCAGTCATGCGATCCGGGACAGAAGCTGGCCGATCATCGAGCTGGCGTTTTGTCCCGGCTATCTGGCCTATGACCTGGCGACACGGCGATGGCATGCGTGCGGCGCCTGGGAAGGCGGCGGGTTTCCGCGACTCGATCTCATCGACTCTCCCGGCATCCATCCTCCACTGAGCGTCAACCATCTGCGCAGCGCGGTGAGCCGTGAAACTTACGAGCGGTCGGTCGCAAGGGTGATCGAATACATCGCTGCCGGTGATATTTTTCAGGCCAACCTCGCGCAGCGCTTCACGGCTGATATCCGCGGCGAGATTGCCTTGGGCACGCGCGACCTTTTCATGCGGCTGATGCGGATTTCTCCCGCGTGGTACGGTGCTTATCTGGAGCTATGGGGTACGAAAGAGCAGCCGCGTCCGGCGATCCTCTCGACATCGCCCGAATTATTTCTGGAACTTGATGTGCATGGCCGCATCGTTACCAGACCGATCAAAGGCACCCGCCCCGCAACGGCCTCGGTTGAAGAACTCCGCAACAGCGAAAAAGATACGGCTGAGCTGAACATGATCGTGGATTTGCTCCGCAACGACCTGGGGCGCGTCTGTACCTACGGCTCAGTGCAGGTACCTCAGCAGCGCGTGATCGAAAGCCACCCGACCGTACATCATGGCGTCGCCACCGTGACCGGACAGCTTCATGCCGGCAAGGACATCGTGGACCTGCTCCGCGCGACGATCCCCGGCGGTTCCATCACCGGTGCGCCCAAGGTGCGAGCCATGCAGATCATCGACGAACTCGAACCCGTGCGGCGCGGCCCTTACTGCGGCGCGATCGGTCTCCTGTCGCGGGATGAGGCGTGCCTGAACATCGCCATCCGAACGATTCTGGTCGAGCAGGACCTGACCGGCGCGGGCCGTCTGGATTTTTCTGTCGGCGGAGGTGTCGTCGCGGACAGCCAGCCTGCGCGGGAATACCAGGAGACACTCGATAAGGCAGCGGCGATCCTGTCGGCTCTGGGCTTGACGCAGAACCAGCCGCACTGA
- a CDS encoding ATP-dependent Clp protease adaptor ClpS — translation MPDNDNNPNTPETPEKSSAPAEPRESQTGTAVQTKPAPSKPKPKQLPPWKVILHNDDVNDILYVIETVLMLTTLDKKKATQCVAEAHNSGLSLLLTTHQERAELYQTQFASRNLTVTIEPE, via the coding sequence ATGCCTGATAACGACAACAATCCGAACACCCCGGAAACCCCGGAAAAGTCGAGCGCCCCAGCCGAGCCGCGTGAGTCGCAGACGGGGACTGCTGTGCAGACCAAGCCTGCGCCATCCAAGCCGAAACCAAAGCAACTACCGCCCTGGAAGGTCATCCTTCACAACGACGATGTCAACGACATTCTCTACGTCATCGAGACGGTGCTGATGCTCACGACACTCGACAAGAAGAAAGCAACCCAGTGCGTAGCTGAAGCGCACAACTCCGGGCTTTCCCTTCTGCTGACGACACACCAGGAACGGGCGGAGCTGTACCAGACACAATTTGCCAGCCGCAATCTGACGGTGACAATCGAGCCGGAATGA